The following DNA comes from Papaver somniferum cultivar HN1 chromosome 4, ASM357369v1, whole genome shotgun sequence.
CACTTAGATTCCttactctctctctctatctagatctctctcaggaattctctgtagaaaaaccatctaataatacataagttgtccatttccttctacatggactggtatttataggaaaattaggcTTGTGGAGGCCTGGTCGTTCGAGCTGGTGAAGCTATCATACATCGTCTTTGCTGCTTCGGAATGattctatactatccctcgtgatggcctgcttggttctccctccgagttgtctTGCTCTCCCCCAGATCGTGTAGCCCTTCtttggagaacctcgtgctctatcaCCTCTGGGCTATAATATAAGTCGTCCGCGACCTCCATTACGATGTAGATCTTCCCACGTCTTTGTcattatccttcattaaatgcggttctTCTTtgtagacttgaccgtctgagaagATTGGACTActccttacacgcgtcattcatgtaacGTTGTAGCAGGTGTCTCAATTCAGACAAATTCACCTTTTAGAGTATGATTCGATACTCCTATCTCATCATCTTATTGTGGATTCACCCTttaggatgttgacacgtggccatcgggtattttaccctcacattttgctccttttATTTGCAACATGCCaagggcatgatgggaagaaaactcTGTATCCGTCCCGTCCTTTTCGCCACGTCCATTATATCCGCCACGTTTGCACTTTTGGTGCGCTTTTACCCGTTGGACTTGAGGTGCCGGTTGGTTATACCTTGGTTTCTTATACTTTGTGGGAGGGAAGATATCTTCTTTGTACTTTTCCCCATGGATTCTTATCGTCTTGTTTGTCGCGTCTTTGACCTTCTTGGTTTTTTCGAAGACTTCTTCTTCTATTTAAAAGGGATTCTTTTTTGTGGTAAGGGTAAGAGtttcatttttctcttttttccttcTTATAGAGTTCGGAGTCCTTTTTTTGCAGAAGGTCTCCATGTGTGTTGAGCGTTTCTCTCCCCGTCCCCCTTGGCGGCGAGttgttttcttatattttttccgACATGATAGTATCCTCTCATTCACGTGTTTTTTCGGCTTGTCTTGCTCCGGATTCTAGATCATCATCAATATCTTATCAGAAAGATCAGTCTTTTCGCATGGCGTGTTTAGCCTCATCTGTTTGCCAAGTGACTGAACCTTCCACCAGGGGATTTCGTATTTACCATTGTGTTTCCTTTTACCGGCAAGCTTGGAAACACTTCAGATGCTCCGTTTCTCCTTACGATTGGTCTTGGGAACACTTTTCCTTATGTGTGTTCACACATTTTGGCTTAGAAATATTTGTTGCTGGAGGTGCTGAGGTATAAAATACTGTCGTTATATtcaaatgtatatatatatatatatatatatatatatatatatatatatatatacctttccCCTGTTTTATGCCTTAGCATCGAAGGCTGGGAATAAAGTGAAGGTATGTGGGTCGACCTTGTTCTCCGATTATTTCTCCTATCCGAGGTGTTCGTGTAGAGATGAGAGAATTCGTCCCCCAGTTGGTGGCTCCTACTCCAGATGAGGCTCAGACTGGTATTAAGTCAGATGCTCCTCAGCAGGTCGTGGAAGCGATGCTCCGATCCGAGAACTTCTTTCATTGTTATCAtataatgttgcttctttgttggAATGAATAATAGCATGTATTTTGTATGAAATTATTTTGTTTATGCCTTGTGGCTTTGAGGAGTTATCGTATGTAGTTTTGGTCTAACAAGGGATGGCAAAGCCAAGGAGTGATCAGTTCCTTAATTTGATAAGGCATCGCTAACAGTTTTAGACTTGTTCTCATAACGTATTCCTTTCTCGGCTTTTGTCCCTTGTGGGATATTTTAGTAGTGTCCAGTTTAGGTTACACTTTCCCTGTAATTGAGTGATCAGATGTTTGATTCACCGACTGTGTGTGTGATACAGGTTTTTGGAGGGCGATATCTCGGTCAAGTGATTCTTACCTTGGCAAAAGGTAAGTACCTTGATGCTGGATATCTCCTATTATGTTAGGACATCATCTGATGTTATGATCGTGATGGCATTACCTTAGGGTTGATAGTCGTGCAAGGTAGCTTAGGTTTTTTACCTGCATCATTCGTTGTAGAATGGGAAGTGTGGCTAGCACCGTGCCATAGTCTTGATGGGATTTTGTTATAATGCGAGTATGATGGGACTAATCTATATGCACgtagaaagcaaaaaaaaaaaagtaagaaaataaaatgaaagaaaagataatataaaattagaacgAAAAATCAGCTAAAAGTACACAAAGGGAGTAATTTTATTAACTTCAAAAGAGGGTTTGGTGAACCCTGGTACATCTGAGTGAGGTTTCATGACCTTCATTACAAGTAGGGATTAGATCACATTCTTGGATTTTGATTATCTAGTAGGTGGTCCTATTAAGCATTGTAAGCTTTTAGGTACTTGATGTTCCATGGGCGCTCAAGTTCTTCACCGTTCAATTTGAGCAATCTATATGCTCCATCTCCTGCCTTAGCTAGGACTGTTAGTGGGCCTTCCTATACGGGTGAGAATTTTCCTGACTCGCGCTGGTATGGTGGAATCTCGCGCCAGACCTTATCGCCTGGACTGAATTCTCTCTGGTGAACACGCTTGTTGTATTCCCAAGCTAACCTTCTGTGATAGTTTTCAATCCTCTGGAGAGAGATTTCTCTGTTCTCCTCCAAATCGTCTAGTTTGGCGAGTATCATGTCCGAGGTTAGGTTTTTCTCCCATTCCTCGGTCTTGGTTGTTGGGATCATTGCTTCTGTTGGTATTATCGCCTATGTGCCGTATGTGAGAGCGAAGGGGGTCATCCATGTTGCTTCCCTCCTGGTGGTCCGATAGGCCCACAGGACGTTATGTAATTGTTCACACCAACTTTCTCCATGCCCATCGAGCTTCTTTTTGAGCATGTCAGCGATGGTCTTGTTAGTTGCCTCTGCCTGGCCATTGCTTTCGGGATAGATCGGAGTAGATTTGTTTTTCCTGATCTTGAAAAAATTGAAGAGTAAATCGATGTTTTTCCCTTGGAGTTGGGCCCCATTGTCTGATACGATGGCGGCTGGGATACCGAAGTGGCATATGATATGCTCGAAGAGGAATGTGAAGACATCGTGATCCCTGATGTGTCGTAGAGCCGAGGCTTCTACCCACTTTGTGAAGTAATCTGTGGCAACGATTAAATATTTTCTTTGTCCGGTTCCATCTCTTAAAGGTCCGACTATATCGACTCCCCACTtggagaatggccaagggcttaGGACAGATTTTAGATCCATTGAAGGTGCATGCCTTCTTTTGCCAAATTTCTGGCATTCGATACAGAACTTTTCCGTTTGTTTTGAATCCTCGTTCATGCGAGGCCAAAAGTATCCCTCTAGCATTGCTTTGTGGTCTAGGGATCGTCCACCACTATGGTTTCCTGCATAACCGTAGTGTATTTCTTTTAATATGCTTTGACCTTCAGTGCAGGAAAAGCATCGGAGAAGAGGTGATAGATAAGATTGTTTGTATAAAATGCCATCTCGTAGCTGATAGTTCCCCAATATTGATATTATCTTGTGTGCGACTTGTTGGTCGCTTGGGAGGTCCCCGTTAGCTAGATATTTTATGATTGGCGTCCTCCAATCATCCGCAGACTGACTCTCTTCGTGGGCTACTGAGTCTAAATTAAGGATGTCCATATTTCCTTCTATGGGAATGGATGGGAGCATGACCCTTTCAATTCTAACATTAGTAGCCTCGGGATTTGTCGTCATGGAGGCTATATATGCCAGGGCGTCAGCGTATCTGTTATTTATCCGATTCAAGTGACGGAAAGTGATGTTTGGTATGTGCCCGATGTAGTGCTTGGCGAGTTGCAAGTATCGTTGCAAGCATGGGTCTGAGGCTTGATACATCCCATCTGTCTGCCGTACTTCACTGATACCTAGCACGATTATCACATGGAGGGCATGTATGACTGCCTCGTACTCGATTATATTATTAGTGGCAGGGAACTCGAGTCTTAGGCTGTAAACGATCCTTCGCCCGGTCGGGGTTGTAAAAACCATTCCGATGCCAGATCCCTCCGAGTTGCATGACCCGTccacgaagacttcccatcgccTTGGGTTTTCCGAGCGAAGTAGCTTGGGACATTCCTCTAGCTCATCTTCCAGTCCCGGGATTTCTTCGATCTCATCAGTGTTATCTAATGGGAAATCGGCCAGGAAATCCGCAACCGCTTGGGTTTTAATCGCCGTTTGGGATTGATATTTGATTCCGAATTGTTTGATCTGTGCACCCCATTTGGAGATTCTGCCGTCTCTGTCAGCGTGATCGAGTACAGATTCTATTGGGGCTTTTGTTATGACTGTTACCGTGTGTGCATGAAAATAACTACGCAATTTTTGCGTTGCATAGACCAGTGATAGCACCATCTTCTCAATTTTGGAATAGTTCTTCTCTGCCGAAGTCAGAGTTTTACTTATGAAATAAATGGGTTGATCCACTTCCTTTTCTATGCGAGTTAGCACTGTACTAATTGAGGTGTTGGTCGCCGATAGGTAAATGTAAAGGTCTTCACGCGGGTCATGCTTTTGTAGGATCGGCAATGCAGCCAGATGTTCCTTGATCTTTTGAAAAGCTTCTTCGCAGTCGCTACTCCATGAAAAATTTTCACCCTTTTTCAGAGTATTGAAGAAGTCTTTACATTTATCGGATGATCTATTAATGAATCTTCCCAAGGCTGCTAGTAGACCACTTAATCTCTGCACGTCTTTGATTGTCGCAGGGGAAGGAATTTCTAGTATAGCGCGCACCTTTTCAGGATATACCTCGATTCCGCTTTTGGTGACCAAGTATCTCAGGAACTTTCCCGAGGTGACTCCAAAGGCGCATTTTGCAGGATTGATTTTCATGTTATATTTCCTCATTTGCTCGAAGATCTCCCTGATATCGTTGGCATGACCTTGTGGGAGCTTGCTATTGACAAGCATATCGTCTACATATACTTCTAAGGTTTTATGTATCCAACCGTCGAACATTTTTTTCACCATTTTTTGGTATGTGGCGCCTACGTTTTTTAATCCAAATGGGATTTTGGTATAGCAGTATAGGCCTCTGGGGGTGAAGAAGGCGGTACGCTCCTGGTCCTCCTCGGCGAGGGGGATCTGGTTGTATCCCGAGTATCCGTCCATGAGGGATAGCAACCCATGTCCAGAGGTTTCCTCTACGAGCTGATCGATGTTAGGAAGTGggaagctgtcttttggacaaGCTTTGTTAAGGTCACTGAAGTCAATGCAGATCCTTACCCTTCCATTTTTTCTTAAGTACAattaccatgttagatatccatatTGGATACTGTACTTCTCGTATCACCCTCGATGCCTCCATTTTCTTTAGTTCCTTTTGGATAGCTTCGTGGTATTCTGGTGCCACCTTTCGCATCTTTTGCCGCATGGGCTTGTGCTTCGGGTTAATCTTTAGGTGGTGACAACAGACCTCCGGGTCTATTCCGGGCATGTCCTCCATGCTTCACGCGAAGACATCGGAATATTCTCGTAACACTTGTattaaattttcttcttcctccataTCGAGGAGAGTTCCTATTCTCACCATGCCCGGATTCTCGGGTGTTCTAATGTTTATCTCTTTCGTCGGCTCTGAGGCCGAGAAATTGGATTTGAGTTCCCCAACATCGGAGAGATTGTGTATGGGCCCCATGGGCGTATCCGAGGTAGGGACATTGTCTTGAGATGGCTCACTGTTTGATCGCCTTGCCTCATTCGTCATTGTTATGTAAGCATCGATGTCGGCCTGGTTTTTGGCATTCTTGGCTCGCTTCTTTCTTGCTCTTGCAGAATTTACTTTGTTTTCACCGTTTTGAATGTCCATCGCGTAGTAGTGTTTTGCTTTCACGGAGTCTCTAATGATTTCGGCTACACCATTAGGCGTAGGGAACCTTAGCCTTTGATGGTAGGTCGAGGATACTCCTTTGATCTCGTGGACCCAGGATCGCCCGAAAATAGCTGTGTAAGGTGATAATACATCTACCACACAGAAAGTTGTTAGGGTGTGGATTGTTCCTACCCGGATTTCTAAAGTCACCTCACCTTTAGGGCGAGTTGTGGAGCCGTTAAAGCCAAATATGTTGTAAGTGGAGGGTATCAGGCAATCGTCTCGGAAACCCATCTGCTTGAATGTTTCGTAAAACAAGATCTCGACGGAACTTCCTCCATCGATCAGGATTTTTGGAATCGCTCATGGTGATGTCTTTCGTGTTCCCTTCTTGTCTTCGCATTCGGGAAGTGTGATAGCCATCGCGACCACCAGGGGGTCATTGTGGTTTCGCCCGTCATCTGGTGCCTCCGAGGCTGAGAAACTGATAGGTAATTTCATCCACTCCTCTATCGTGGGTTCTCAAACGACACTGTATACTTCATCACCCGCGAAGTTGCGTTTGTGAAATCACCGGTAATATTTGCTTCAGGTGTGGGGGCTACGATTGACGAGCGCGATATTGTATTGCACCCTAGATATTGCGCCTCTCGAGGGATTTCTACCCGATGTACGGGTGTCCCGGCTGCGAGTGGGGCCACTGGTTACGCGATGTACTCTTGAAGTTTTCCTTCGTCGATCATATCTTGCACCATCTTCTTCAAGTCCTTACACGAGTCTGTCGTGTGGCTATGGAATTGATGGGATTCGCAGAAGTCAGTTCTTTTTTTGGCCTGCTCCAGATGCT
Coding sequences within:
- the LOC113272052 gene encoding uncharacterized protein LOC113272052, with the protein product MVKKMFDGWIHKTLEVYVDDMLVNSKLPQGHANDIREIFEQMRKYNMKINPAKCAFGVTSGKFLRYLVTKSGIEVYPEKVRAILEIPSPATIKDVQRLSGLLAALGRFINRSSDKCKDFFNTLKKGENFSWSSDCEEAFQKIKEHLAALPILQKHDPREDLYIYLSATNTSISTVLTRIEKEVDQPIYFISKTLTSAEKNYSKIEKMVLSLVYATQKLRSYFHAHTVTVITKAPIESVLDHADRDGRISKWGAQIKQFGIKYQSQTAIKTQAVADFLADFPLDNTDEIEEIPGLEDELEECPKLLRSENPRRWEVFVDGSCNSEGSGIGMVFTTPTGRRIVYSLRLEFPATNNIIEYEAVIHALHVIIVLGISEVRQTDGMYQASDPCLQRYLQLAKHYIGHIPNITFRHLNRINNRYADALAYIASMTTNPEATNVRIERVMLPSIPIEGNMDILNLDSVAHEESQSADDWRTPIIKYLANGDLPSDQQVAHKIISILGNYQLRDGILYKQSYLSPLLRCFSCTEGQSILKEIHYGYAGNHSGGRSLDHKAMLEGYFWPRMNEDSKQTEKFCIECQKFGKRRHAPSMDLKSVLSPWPFSKWGVDIVGPLRDGTGQRKYLIVATDYFTKWVEASALRHIRDHDVFTFLFEHIICHFGIPAAIVSDNGAQLQGKNIDLLFNFFKIRKNKSTPIYPESNGQAEATNKTIADMLKKKLDGHGESWCEQLHNVLWAYRTTRREATWMTPFALTYGT